A genomic region of Synechococcus sp. NOUM97013 contains the following coding sequences:
- a CDS encoding lipopolysaccharide assembly protein LapA domain-containing protein: protein MRQINFSLIFFFGLSTVFFTLENTEATTVRVLPGLQYTLPLAALLLVASGVGAAAAWLFATWSGMLNNVERFSNASEFEAQQVRIQELEVDLNRYRATVETQLGLLPSAEASDSSHDSPSIEVS from the coding sequence ATGCGCCAGATCAACTTCAGCCTGATCTTTTTCTTCGGACTGAGCACCGTGTTCTTCACCTTGGAGAACACGGAAGCCACAACCGTGCGGGTGCTGCCAGGGCTGCAATACACCCTCCCTCTAGCGGCACTTCTCCTTGTGGCATCTGGCGTGGGAGCTGCCGCTGCTTGGTTGTTCGCCACCTGGAGCGGAATGCTGAACAACGTAGAGCGCTTCAGCAATGCCTCGGAATTTGAGGCACAGCAGGTGCGCATTCAGGAGCTGGAGGTTGATCTCAACCGCTACAGAGCCACGGTGGAGACGCAGCTTGGGCTGCTGCCATCAGCGGAAGCCTCAGACAGCAGCCATGACAGCCCCTCGATCGAGGTGAGTTGA
- a CDS encoding segregation/condensation protein A — protein MAEAGLNQGADAGARLAIRLLQDAAQRGDLDPWDVDVIAVVDGFLDQLKQRIEVPRQVAEALQQRGGSYERDLADSSEAFLAASVLVGLKAEVLEASTFPPEPELEEAFDADYGDQGWLDPSFDLPRHPERHLQRRPVAPPPLRRPVTLGELIEQLESIAEQLESDELEMRRRQRQKRYSNKEAIAQVAALAHREKLPETTAAMGVFLNAWENALQWVNFESLVLRWSEVAADDLDTDRVGVFWALLFLSSQGQVELEQKGSLHGPIRLRRLLSPGSMAQMPLASLDVPDAAPAAGAMAA, from the coding sequence GTGGCGGAAGCCGGGCTGAATCAAGGAGCTGATGCTGGTGCCAGGCTTGCCATCCGACTGCTTCAAGATGCCGCCCAACGGGGCGACTTGGATCCCTGGGACGTGGATGTGATCGCCGTCGTCGACGGTTTTCTGGATCAGCTGAAGCAACGCATCGAAGTCCCTCGGCAGGTGGCGGAAGCACTGCAACAGCGAGGTGGCAGTTACGAGCGTGATCTGGCAGACAGCAGTGAAGCGTTTCTGGCCGCGTCCGTGCTTGTGGGACTGAAGGCAGAAGTGCTTGAAGCCAGCACCTTTCCTCCAGAACCCGAACTCGAAGAAGCGTTTGACGCGGATTACGGCGATCAAGGCTGGCTTGATCCCAGTTTTGATTTGCCCCGGCACCCCGAACGCCATCTGCAACGCCGCCCAGTGGCCCCTCCGCCCCTGCGACGCCCCGTCACCCTGGGGGAACTGATTGAGCAACTGGAGTCCATCGCCGAACAGCTGGAGTCCGACGAGCTCGAGATGCGCAGGCGGCAGCGGCAAAAGCGCTACTCCAACAAAGAAGCGATCGCTCAGGTGGCCGCGCTCGCGCACCGGGAGAAGCTGCCGGAGACCACCGCGGCCATGGGGGTGTTCCTCAATGCCTGGGAAAACGCGCTGCAGTGGGTGAATTTCGAGAGCTTGGTTCTGCGCTGGAGTGAGGTGGCTGCCGACGATCTCGACACCGACCGGGTCGGGGTTTTCTGGGCGCTCCTGTTTCTCTCCTCCCAGGGTCAGGTGGAACTCGAGCAGAAGGGGTCACTACACGGGCCGATCCGACTGCGCCGGCTTCTTTCACCGGGATCCATGGCGCAGATGCCTCTAGCCAGCCTGGACGTGCCAGATGCAGCGCCGGCCGCGGGCGCGATGGCTGCCTGA
- a CDS encoding NDP-sugar synthase, with protein MKAMILAAGKGTRVQPITHVIPKPMIPILQKPVMEFLLELLKEHGFTEVMVNVSHLAEEIENYFRDGQRFGVEIAYSFEGRIEDGELIGDALGSAGGLKKIQDFQNFFDDTFVVLCGDALIDLDLTEAVRRHREKGALASLVTKRVPKDQVSSYGVVVSDTEGRIQAFQEKPTVDEALSDTINTGIYLFEPEIFEHIPSGESFDIGSDLFPKLVELGAPFYALPMEFEWVDIGKVPDYWQAIRSVLQGDVRQVGIPGKEVRPGVYAGLNVAANWDRIDVQGPVYVGGMTKIEDGATLIGPTMIGPSCHICESATIDNSIIFDYSRIGAGVQLVEKLVFGRYCVDKNGDHFDLQEAALDWLITDARRADLIEPSPQQKAMAELLGTDLTPAAS; from the coding sequence ATGAAGGCGATGATCCTGGCCGCGGGCAAGGGAACAAGGGTTCAACCGATCACGCACGTGATCCCAAAACCCATGATCCCCATCCTGCAAAAACCAGTGATGGAGTTTTTGCTTGAGCTGCTCAAGGAGCACGGCTTCACCGAGGTGATGGTGAACGTGTCCCACCTTGCTGAGGAAATCGAGAACTATTTCAGAGACGGCCAGCGATTCGGCGTTGAGATTGCCTACAGCTTCGAAGGGCGCATTGAGGATGGAGAACTGATCGGTGACGCCCTCGGCTCAGCCGGTGGACTGAAGAAGATCCAGGATTTCCAGAACTTCTTCGACGACACCTTCGTGGTGCTCTGCGGAGATGCCTTGATTGATCTTGACCTCACCGAAGCCGTGAGGCGTCATCGTGAGAAGGGAGCACTTGCCAGCCTGGTCACCAAACGGGTTCCCAAGGATCAGGTCAGCAGCTACGGAGTTGTCGTCAGCGACACCGAAGGTCGCATTCAAGCCTTCCAGGAGAAACCCACCGTTGATGAGGCGCTGAGCGACACCATCAACACAGGCATTTATCTGTTCGAACCTGAAATCTTCGAGCACATTCCTTCCGGTGAGTCCTTTGACATCGGATCCGATCTCTTCCCCAAACTGGTGGAGCTAGGAGCTCCCTTCTATGCCCTTCCCATGGAATTTGAATGGGTGGACATCGGCAAGGTTCCCGATTACTGGCAGGCCATCCGCAGCGTGCTGCAAGGCGATGTGCGCCAGGTCGGCATTCCTGGCAAGGAAGTGCGTCCAGGGGTCTACGCCGGTCTGAATGTGGCCGCGAACTGGGATCGCATCGATGTGCAGGGTCCTGTCTACGTCGGTGGCATGACCAAGATCGAAGATGGCGCCACACTGATTGGTCCAACCATGATTGGACCCAGCTGCCACATCTGCGAAAGCGCCACGATTGATAATTCGATCATTTTTGACTACTCCCGCATCGGTGCCGGCGTACAGCTCGTTGAAAAGCTGGTGTTCGGTCGCTACTGCGTGGACAAGAACGGAGACCACTTCGACCTCCAGGAAGCAGCTCTTGACTGGCTGATCACCGATGCCCGACGGGCGGACCTGATCGAGCCTTCGCCACAGCAGAAAGCCATGGCTGAACTGCTGGGAACGGATCTCACACCGGCTGCGAGCTGA
- a CDS encoding methylenetetrahydrofolate reductase, translating to MGSALQRSLEAGSVTITAEVMPPRGGDPSHALAMAELMRGWVQAINVTDGSRAVMRMNSLAVCRLLLDAGLEPVLQMAGRDRNRIALQADLLGAHALGIRNLLCLTGDPVQAGDQPRARPVHELESIRLLKQVSAFNRGEDPVKENLPDGPTDLFAGAAADPHCPSWSGLTRRLERKREAGARFLQTQMVMDPRVLERFCQELAAPMELPVLAGVFLLKSAKNAAFINRMVPGACIPEDLIARLAAAEDPASEGITIAAEQVRQYLGIAQGVHVMAVRAEERIPEVLKRAGLSSQPV from the coding sequence TTGGGTTCCGCGCTGCAGCGCAGTCTTGAGGCTGGTTCCGTCACCATCACTGCCGAAGTGATGCCGCCACGGGGCGGTGATCCCAGCCATGCACTGGCCATGGCTGAGCTCATGCGCGGTTGGGTGCAAGCCATCAATGTCACCGATGGCAGCCGTGCGGTGATGCGGATGAACAGCCTGGCGGTCTGTCGTCTTCTCCTGGATGCCGGTCTCGAGCCGGTACTGCAGATGGCAGGACGGGATCGCAATCGCATCGCGCTGCAGGCGGATCTACTCGGTGCTCATGCGCTTGGCATTCGCAATCTCCTTTGCCTCACCGGTGATCCTGTGCAGGCAGGAGATCAGCCCCGTGCCCGGCCAGTGCATGAGCTGGAATCCATCCGTCTGCTGAAGCAAGTCAGTGCTTTTAACCGGGGTGAGGACCCTGTGAAAGAGAACCTGCCGGATGGTCCCACCGATCTCTTCGCGGGTGCAGCGGCTGATCCGCACTGCCCCAGTTGGTCAGGTCTGACCCGTCGCTTGGAGCGCAAGCGTGAGGCGGGAGCCCGCTTTCTGCAGACGCAAATGGTGATGGATCCGCGTGTGCTCGAGCGCTTCTGTCAGGAGCTGGCCGCGCCCATGGAGCTACCGGTTCTGGCAGGGGTGTTCCTGCTCAAGTCAGCAAAAAATGCAGCATTCATCAACCGGATGGTCCCGGGTGCCTGCATTCCCGAGGATCTGATCGCCCGCTTGGCGGCAGCGGAGGACCCTGCCTCGGAAGGCATCACCATTGCAGCAGAACAGGTGCGTCAATACCTGGGGATCGCCCAGGGCGTGCACGTGATGGCGGTCAGGGCCGAGGAACGGATCCCAGAGGTGTTGAAGAGGGCCGGACTCAGCTCGCAGCCGGTGTGA
- a CDS encoding response regulator transcription factor has protein sequence MASGDGPDSSNVSLSTREIEIIELVAEGLTNQEIAERLTISKRTVDNHVSNVFTKTGSKNRVALLNWAMDHGKICRDGFNCCLLPETSDDAT, from the coding sequence ATGGCCAGTGGCGATGGGCCTGATTCCTCGAATGTTTCGCTCTCCACGCGAGAGATCGAAATCATCGAGCTGGTGGCTGAAGGTCTCACCAACCAGGAGATCGCCGAACGGCTCACCATCAGCAAACGGACTGTCGACAATCACGTCAGCAATGTCTTCACAAAGACGGGCTCCAAGAACCGCGTCGCGCTTCTGAACTGGGCCATGGACCACGGCAAGATCTGCCGTGATGGATTCAACTGCTGCTTGCTTCCGGAAACATCCGACGACGCGACCTGA
- a CDS encoding CYTH domain-containing protein has protein sequence MPLEIERRFLVRGSGWREHAGEPQPLRQGYLASSEQGITVRMRLRADGRAWLTLKAPADGIARHEFEYDLPSADAEALWALAPHRLVKTRYSLALPGGDWVLDCFEGENAPLVLAEVELPNASAPLALPDWCVEEVTGDGRWSNAALARKPISQWSSQTRQRYGWDLA, from the coding sequence ATGCCTCTTGAGATTGAACGTCGTTTTCTGGTCAGGGGTTCCGGCTGGCGTGAACACGCCGGTGAGCCCCAGCCCTTGCGTCAGGGCTATCTGGCATCGAGCGAGCAAGGCATCACGGTGCGCATGCGTCTGCGGGCCGATGGCCGGGCATGGCTCACGCTCAAGGCACCGGCCGATGGGATCGCCCGCCATGAATTCGAGTATGACCTTCCGTCTGCCGATGCTGAGGCCCTGTGGGCCCTTGCTCCCCATCGGTTAGTCAAGACCCGCTATTCCCTCGCTCTTCCTGGCGGTGACTGGGTGTTGGATTGTTTTGAGGGCGAGAACGCACCCCTGGTGTTGGCAGAGGTGGAGTTGCCGAATGCTTCTGCTCCACTGGCTCTGCCGGACTGGTGTGTCGAAGAGGTCACCGGTGACGGTCGCTGGAGCAATGCAGCCTTGGCTCGCAAGCCGATCAGTCAGTGGTCATCGCAGACGCGTCAGCGGTACGGGTGGGATCTGGCATAG
- a CDS encoding NAD(+) kinase, translating to MRLQRVWLIYRAESPLAQKEARSCAAALEKLGVTVAVAMSGLTADPYPGLLASEPALPDLAVVLGGDGTVLGAARHLAVHDVPILCFNVGGHLGFLTHEPGQLRREGLWQRLLDDHFAMERRMMLQAVVHRGDDLHCPVSGRPDHAEGGPERHWALNDFYLRPYQEDLAPTCTLELEIDGEVVDQVRGDGLILATPTGSTGYAVAAGGPILHPGIDAIIVSPICPMSLSSRPVVLPPRARLVIWPLGEGYREVKLWKDGASGPVLSSGECCVIQRAPHHALMVQLEQSPSYYRTLARKLHWAGSLVDSMPSPN from the coding sequence ATGCGTCTGCAACGGGTCTGGCTGATTTACAGGGCTGAAAGTCCTTTGGCACAAAAGGAAGCGCGCTCTTGTGCCGCGGCGCTTGAAAAGCTCGGTGTGACGGTCGCCGTGGCCATGAGTGGTCTCACTGCTGACCCCTACCCGGGGCTGCTGGCATCAGAGCCTGCTTTGCCAGACCTGGCGGTTGTCCTGGGTGGCGACGGCACCGTGCTCGGTGCGGCCCGCCATCTGGCCGTGCATGACGTGCCCATCCTTTGTTTCAACGTCGGCGGCCATCTGGGCTTCCTGACCCATGAACCAGGTCAGCTGCGTCGAGAGGGCCTCTGGCAGAGACTGTTGGATGACCACTTCGCCATGGAGCGTCGCATGATGCTCCAGGCCGTTGTGCATCGTGGTGACGATCTGCATTGTCCGGTCTCCGGACGACCGGACCATGCAGAGGGTGGGCCAGAGCGGCACTGGGCTCTGAATGATTTTTACCTGCGGCCTTATCAGGAGGATCTCGCGCCCACCTGCACCCTGGAATTGGAAATTGATGGGGAAGTGGTAGATCAAGTCCGCGGTGACGGTCTGATCCTGGCCACGCCGACGGGGTCCACGGGGTATGCCGTTGCCGCCGGTGGCCCGATTCTTCACCCCGGCATTGATGCCATCATCGTCAGTCCGATCTGTCCGATGAGCCTGTCCAGTCGTCCTGTGGTGCTCCCCCCGAGGGCGCGTCTGGTGATCTGGCCTCTCGGCGAGGGGTATCGCGAAGTCAAGCTTTGGAAAGATGGAGCCAGCGGCCCTGTGCTGTCGTCAGGTGAATGCTGTGTCATTCAACGGGCTCCCCATCACGCGCTGATGGTTCAGTTGGAGCAATCGCCTTCCTACTACCGCACTTTGGCGCGCAAACTGCACTGGGCGGGCAGTCTCGTGGACAGCATGCCCTCGCCCAACTGA
- the nuoK gene encoding NADH-quinone oxidoreductase subunit NuoK produces the protein MLAELLSGSVPLEAYLLVAAVLFCTGVWGLINSRNAVRVLMSIELMLNAVNINLMAFSSYVDGQLIRGQVFSVFVITVAAAEAAVGLAILLSLYRNRVTVDMERFNLLRW, from the coding sequence ATGCTCGCTGAGCTGCTATCCGGTTCTGTTCCTCTTGAGGCCTACCTTCTGGTGGCAGCGGTGCTGTTTTGCACTGGTGTTTGGGGCTTGATCAACAGCCGTAACGCCGTGCGGGTGTTGATGAGCATTGAACTGATGCTCAATGCCGTCAACATCAATTTGATGGCGTTTTCCTCCTATGTGGATGGTCAGTTGATCCGTGGACAGGTGTTTTCGGTGTTTGTGATCACTGTTGCTGCTGCCGAGGCCGCTGTTGGTTTGGCCATTCTTTTGTCGCTCTACCGCAACCGCGTCACAGTGGACATGGAACGCTTCAACCTTCTGCGCTGGTAG
- a CDS encoding NADH-quinone oxidoreductase subunit J: MTIAASTQLICFLVLSAVVVLGALGVVLLSNIVYSAFLLGGVFLAVAGLYLLLNASFVAAAQVLVYVGAVNVLILFAIMLVNKREDLAPIPGLTTRRLLSGGVCAGLFALLTRVVVTTPWAQGPEPIGEGATIRIGEHLFTDYLLPFELASVLLLMAMIGAIVLARRDVQSVDPGTGESVDQGLIEKARTPLLVDQPPS, translated from the coding sequence ATGACGATCGCAGCCTCTACGCAGCTGATCTGTTTTTTGGTCCTCAGTGCCGTGGTTGTACTGGGCGCTCTGGGGGTGGTGCTGCTCAGCAACATTGTTTACTCAGCCTTCCTGCTGGGTGGTGTGTTTCTGGCCGTTGCCGGGCTCTATCTGCTTCTGAACGCCAGTTTCGTTGCGGCAGCTCAGGTCCTGGTTTATGTGGGGGCCGTCAACGTTCTCATTTTGTTCGCCATCATGCTGGTGAACAAACGGGAAGACCTGGCACCAATTCCTGGCCTGACAACCCGGCGCCTGCTGTCCGGTGGTGTCTGTGCAGGTCTGTTTGCTCTCTTGACTCGCGTGGTGGTCACCACACCTTGGGCTCAAGGTCCGGAGCCCATTGGGGAAGGCGCCACCATTCGGATCGGTGAGCATCTCTTCACCGATTACCTGCTTCCCTTCGAGCTTGCGTCCGTCCTGCTGCTGATGGCCATGATCGGTGCCATCGTTCTCGCCCGCCGTGATGTGCAATCGGTTGATCCCGGCACCGGTGAATCGGTTGATCAGGGTTTGATCGAGAAAGCACGCACGCCACTCCTGGTGGACCAACCCCCTTCCTGA
- the ndhI gene encoding NAD(P)H-quinone oxidoreductase subunit I: MFGFLKQVGDYTRDAVDAARNLTQGLAVTFDHMKRRPVTVQYPYEKLIPSERYRGRIHYEFDKCIACEVCVRVCPINLPVVDWVMNKATKKKELRNYSIDFGVCIFCGNCVEYCPTNCLSMTEEYELAAFDRHSLNYDNVALGRLPTSVTTDPSVQPLRELAYLPAGEMDPHGVDPERPRAGQRPDQVLASLNSSTGSATDGGESSAASTARKESAE; the protein is encoded by the coding sequence ATGTTCGGTTTCCTCAAACAGGTCGGTGACTACACCCGAGATGCGGTCGATGCGGCACGCAATCTCACCCAGGGTCTTGCGGTCACGTTCGATCACATGAAGCGCCGTCCCGTGACGGTGCAATACCCCTACGAAAAGCTCATCCCTTCCGAGCGTTATCGGGGCCGGATCCACTACGAGTTTGACAAGTGCATCGCCTGCGAGGTGTGCGTGCGGGTGTGTCCCATCAACCTTCCGGTCGTTGACTGGGTGATGAACAAGGCCACGAAGAAGAAGGAGCTTCGCAACTATTCCATCGATTTCGGGGTCTGCATTTTCTGCGGCAACTGTGTGGAGTACTGCCCCACCAACTGTCTTTCGATGACCGAGGAATATGAATTGGCGGCCTTTGACCGTCACAGCCTCAATTACGACAACGTCGCCCTTGGTCGTCTTCCCACCAGCGTCACCACCGATCCTTCCGTCCAGCCGCTGCGTGAGCTCGCTTACTTGCCGGCAGGTGAAATGGATCCCCACGGGGTCGATCCTGAGCGTCCGCGTGCCGGCCAGCGACCTGATCAGGTGCTGGCTTCGTTGAACTCCTCCACCGGCTCCGCCACGGATGGAGGAGAATCATCAGCAGCATCTACCGCTCGCAAGGAGAGTGCCGAATGA
- the nuoH gene encoding NADH-quinone oxidoreductase subunit NuoH, which produces MVTLFATSAPALVSPGLDLERSFSQALEGFGLSEQAARLIWLPLPMLLVLVAAVVGVLVTVWLERKISAAVQQRIGPEYAGALGVLQPLADGLKLLVKEDIIPARADSLLFTLGPVLVVVPVILSWLIVPFGQNLLISNVGVGIFLWISLSSVQPIGLLMSGYASNNKYSLLGGLRAAAQSISYEIPLALAVLAVVMMSNSLSTVDIVGQQTGAGILSWNIWRQPVGFLIFWICALAECERLPFDLPEAEEELVAGYQTEYAGMKFALFYLGSYINLVLSALLVSVLYLGGWGFPIPVEWLAGWLGQSVDAPLVQVITGTTGIVMTVLKAYLLVFVAILLRWSTPRVRIDQLLDLGWKFLLPLALVNLLVTAALKLAFPVAFGG; this is translated from the coding sequence ATGGTGACCCTCTTCGCCACCAGCGCACCGGCACTGGTCAGTCCAGGCCTTGATCTTGAACGGAGCTTCAGCCAGGCCCTGGAAGGGTTTGGTCTCTCTGAACAGGCGGCTCGTCTGATCTGGTTGCCTCTCCCAATGCTGCTGGTGCTCGTGGCGGCGGTGGTCGGCGTGCTGGTCACCGTCTGGCTGGAGCGCAAGATCTCTGCGGCAGTTCAGCAGCGCATCGGCCCTGAATACGCCGGTGCCCTCGGCGTTCTCCAGCCCCTCGCGGACGGCCTCAAGCTTCTGGTCAAGGAAGACATCATTCCTGCCCGAGCCGACAGCTTGTTGTTCACCCTCGGCCCGGTGCTCGTGGTCGTCCCGGTGATCCTGTCCTGGCTGATCGTTCCCTTCGGTCAGAACTTGCTCATTAGCAACGTCGGCGTGGGCATCTTCCTCTGGATCTCCCTCAGCAGCGTTCAGCCGATTGGCCTGCTGATGAGTGGCTATGCCTCCAACAACAAATATTCCCTGCTGGGTGGACTCAGAGCCGCGGCGCAATCGATCAGCTACGAGATCCCTCTCGCTCTGGCTGTGCTGGCCGTGGTGATGATGAGCAACTCCCTCAGCACGGTCGACATCGTCGGTCAGCAGACCGGCGCTGGCATCCTCAGCTGGAACATCTGGCGTCAGCCCGTTGGCTTCCTGATCTTCTGGATCTGTGCCCTGGCGGAGTGTGAACGCCTCCCCTTCGACCTCCCCGAGGCGGAAGAGGAATTGGTTGCCGGCTACCAGACTGAATATGCCGGCATGAAATTTGCCCTCTTCTATCTGGGCAGCTACATCAATCTGGTGCTCTCAGCGCTGTTGGTTTCAGTGCTGTATCTGGGCGGCTGGGGCTTCCCCATTCCAGTGGAATGGCTGGCCGGCTGGCTGGGACAGTCCGTAGATGCCCCTCTGGTGCAGGTGATCACCGGTACCACCGGCATTGTGATGACCGTGCTGAAGGCCTATCTGCTGGTGTTCGTGGCCATTCTCCTGCGCTGGAGCACCCCTCGTGTCCGCATCGACCAGCTTCTCGATCTTGGCTGGAAATTCCTGCTTCCTCTGGCCCTGGTCAATCTGCTCGTCACGGCAGCGCTCAAGCTGGCCTTCCCTGTCGCGTTCGGCGGTTAG
- a CDS encoding citrate synthase, which yields MSQNAGAEIRHERTGLVFRPGLEGVPATQSSICDIDGQKGCLSYRGYPVDDLAAHCSFLETTYLLIWGQLPTPQQLRDFEHEVQMHRRVSFRVRDMMKCFPASGHPMDALQSSAASLGLFYSRRAIDDPQYIYDAVVRLIAKIPTMVAAFQLIRKGQDPIQPRDDLAYSANFLYMLTEREPDPLASRIFDQCLILHAEHSLNASTFSARVTASTLTDPYAVVASAVGTLAGPLHGGANEDVLAMLEEIGTSDRAADYLDEARASKRKVMGFGHREYRVKDPRAVILQSLAEEMFARFGHDEMYDVARALEEAAETRLGPKGIYPNVDFYSGLVYRKLGIPRDLFTPVFAIARVAGWLAHWREQLGANRIFRPSQIYTGSGLRQWTPPDDRVSTASP from the coding sequence GTGAGTCAAAACGCTGGTGCCGAAATCCGCCATGAGCGCACGGGTCTTGTCTTTCGTCCTGGACTGGAGGGGGTTCCTGCCACCCAATCCTCCATCTGTGACATCGATGGCCAGAAAGGGTGTTTGTCCTATCGCGGTTATCCCGTGGATGACCTGGCAGCCCACTGCAGTTTTCTGGAAACCACCTATCTCCTGATCTGGGGGCAGCTGCCGACACCGCAGCAACTGCGCGATTTCGAGCACGAAGTGCAGATGCACCGGCGGGTCAGCTTCCGGGTGCGGGACATGATGAAGTGCTTCCCGGCCAGTGGCCACCCCATGGACGCGCTGCAGTCCAGTGCCGCTTCCCTGGGGCTGTTCTATTCGCGCCGGGCGATCGACGACCCGCAGTACATCTATGACGCGGTGGTGCGGCTGATCGCCAAGATCCCCACGATGGTGGCGGCCTTTCAATTGATCCGCAAAGGCCAGGACCCGATCCAGCCCCGGGATGATCTGGCCTACTCCGCCAATTTCCTTTACATGCTCACGGAACGTGAGCCGGATCCCCTGGCGTCAAGGATCTTCGACCAATGCCTGATCCTGCACGCTGAGCACAGCCTGAATGCCAGCACCTTCAGTGCCCGCGTCACGGCCAGCACGCTCACGGATCCCTATGCCGTGGTGGCTTCTGCCGTTGGAACCCTGGCGGGTCCTCTCCACGGTGGTGCCAACGAAGATGTGCTCGCGATGCTTGAGGAGATCGGTACTTCCGATCGCGCTGCCGATTACCTCGATGAGGCCAGGGCGAGCAAACGCAAGGTGATGGGATTCGGTCATCGCGAATACCGCGTGAAGGACCCCAGGGCCGTCATTCTTCAATCTCTGGCTGAGGAGATGTTTGCGCGCTTTGGCCACGATGAGATGTACGACGTCGCCCGGGCGCTCGAGGAGGCCGCGGAGACCCGTCTTGGTCCAAAGGGGATCTATCCCAATGTGGATTTCTACTCCGGACTCGTGTATCGGAAGCTGGGAATCCCAAGGGATCTGTTCACGCCGGTCTTCGCGATTGCCCGTGTGGCTGGCTGGCTGGCTCACTGGCGGGAGCAGCTTGGGGCCAATCGAATCTTCAGGCCTTCGCAGATCTACACCGGCAGTGGATTGCGTCAATGGACGCCTCCAGACGACCGCGTTTCAACCGCCAGCCCTTAA
- a CDS encoding histidine phosphatase family protein produces MPDSSSVNLLLLRHGIAERRVNGRDHPDRALTDRGRLRTRAVVRELRRLGVEADRLISSPYRRAMETAEEAVQAGLAPSLQMADALAPGGDPWRILRGLKGRCLLVGHEPDLGDLASALMGARPGGVRLRKAGFCHLRWCADLKDPRGMADLQALLRPRLLFPRSV; encoded by the coding sequence GTGCCCGACTCCAGCTCGGTTAATCTTCTGCTTCTGCGTCATGGCATCGCTGAACGGCGTGTCAACGGCCGCGATCATCCGGATCGTGCCTTGACCGATCGAGGTCGCTTGCGCACCCGTGCTGTGGTGCGCGAGTTGCGACGGCTGGGGGTTGAGGCTGATCGACTGATCAGCAGTCCCTACCGGCGAGCCATGGAGACTGCTGAGGAGGCTGTTCAGGCTGGGTTGGCGCCTTCGCTTCAGATGGCTGACGCTTTGGCCCCAGGTGGTGATCCGTGGCGGATTCTGCGGGGGCTGAAAGGCCGCTGCCTGCTGGTCGGTCATGAGCCAGACCTGGGTGACCTCGCTTCAGCACTGATGGGCGCTCGGCCCGGCGGGGTGCGCCTACGAAAGGCGGGGTTCTGTCATCTGCGCTGGTGCGCTGATCTCAAGGATCCCCGTGGGATGGCAGATCTGCAGGCCTTGCTCAGGCCACGGCTTCTGTTTCCGCGCTCCGTCTAA